In Buchnera aphidicola (Kaburagia rhusicola ensigallis), the following are encoded in one genomic region:
- the murI gene encoding glutamate racemase: protein MDHKVNFKKSMKCNVLIFDSGLGGLSIYKKIKHRFPNVNYVYACDNNEFPYGEKKELFIIKRCFKIINIISNNVDITAVILACNTASITSLLTLQNHFPFPIIGIIPDIEKSVKVTKNKIIGLLATKTTIHHCNIQNKILSFYPNITIKTLHNPELVVMAEKKLKYNFLEIKNIKNILKPWLISPQIPDTIILGCTHFYFLKHEIKSLFLKKTKVIDSNIVIPKKLCKILKNSIITNKNIAFFSKDIKNNIRLLRLFNKYNFTKFTELNL from the coding sequence ATGGACCACAAAGTAAACTTTAAAAAAAGTATGAAATGTAATGTTTTAATATTTGATTCAGGTCTAGGTGGGTTATCTATATACAAAAAAATAAAACATCGCTTTCCAAATGTAAATTATGTTTATGCATGCGATAATAATGAATTTCCATATGGAGAAAAAAAAGAACTATTCATTATAAAACGATGTTTTAAAATAATCAATATTATATCCAATAATGTAGATATTACTGCAGTAATACTTGCATGCAATACAGCTAGTATTACTAGTTTATTAACATTACAAAATCATTTTCCTTTTCCTATCATTGGAATTATTCCAGACATAGAAAAATCCGTTAAAGTAACAAAAAATAAAATTATTGGATTGCTAGCAACTAAAACTACTATTCATCATTGTAACATTCAAAACAAAATTTTATCATTCTATCCTAACATCACTATAAAAACACTACACAACCCAGAATTAGTAGTCATGGCAGAAAAAAAATTAAAATATAATTTTTTAGAGATAAAAAACATAAAAAACATACTAAAACCATGGTTAATCTCACCACAAATTCCAGATACGATTATACTAGGATGTACGCATTTTTATTTTTTAAAACATGAAATTAAAAGTTTATTTTTAAAAAAAACTAAAGTAATTGATTCTAATATTGTAATACCAAAAAAACTCTGCAAAATTTTAAAAAATAGCATTATCACAAATAAAAATATTGCTTTTTTTTCAAAAGATATTAAAAATAATATACGTTTATTACGATTATTTAATAAATATAACTTCACAAAGTTTACAGAACTGAATTTATAA
- the sbcB gene encoding exodeoxyribonuclease I — MNTVLNLNSSSFLFYDYETFGIHPALDKPAQFACIRTDINFNIIDTPNEFFCYPPIDYFPDPNAILITGISPFYTRKYGSNEFEFASKICNQFMQPNTCIIGYNNIHFDDEITRNVFYRNFIDPYEWSWKNGNSRWDILDVLRACYALRPEGINWPSGVHNYYPSFKLSDISKSNGIIHDKAHSAISDVFATLQITKLLKKIQPKLFDYFFKYRKKKELLKIIDIYNIKPMIYISRFFGSLRNNISYIAPILWDPNNSNVLISIDLAKDIESLLIYLSDVTIKAINYNYIFQKGIVLIHVNRCPILAPINVIGIEDRLRLNINYEVCKKNLFLIRSSVFLKNKLKIINHKVPQLHLENVDLQMYNAFFGNLEKKLIKIIHALLTKRSLNRRTLPILSSRIRLLLLRCIARNYPHILNAREKLLWKKHCNVVVNSKSIYKYVKKILNLLELNKNDSKKVSLLKDLLEYVHIIKRDIRNI, encoded by the coding sequence ATGAATACTGTTTTAAATTTAAATAGTTCAAGTTTTTTATTTTATGATTATGAAACTTTTGGAATTCATCCAGCTTTAGATAAACCTGCACAGTTTGCATGTATTCGTACTGATATCAATTTTAACATAATTGATACTCCTAATGAGTTTTTTTGTTATCCTCCTATTGATTATTTTCCTGATCCCAATGCTATTCTAATTACTGGAATTTCTCCTTTTTATACGCGTAAATATGGATCTAACGAATTTGAGTTTGCAAGTAAAATTTGTAATCAATTCATGCAACCAAATACTTGTATTATTGGATATAATAATATACATTTTGATGATGAAATTACCAGGAATGTTTTTTATCGTAATTTCATTGATCCTTATGAATGGAGTTGGAAGAACGGAAATTCTAGATGGGATATTTTGGATGTATTGCGTGCGTGTTATGCGTTGCGTCCTGAAGGAATTAATTGGCCTAGCGGTGTACATAATTATTATCCTAGTTTCAAGTTATCAGATATATCAAAGTCCAATGGAATTATTCATGATAAGGCGCACAGTGCTATTAGTGACGTTTTTGCCACTCTACAAATTACGAAATTGTTAAAAAAAATACAACCAAAATTATTCGATTATTTTTTTAAATATCGTAAAAAAAAAGAATTATTGAAGATAATTGATATTTATAATATTAAACCTATGATATATATATCTCGATTTTTTGGATCGTTGCGAAATAATATTAGTTATATCGCTCCAATTTTATGGGATCCCAATAATTCAAACGTATTAATTAGTATTGATTTGGCTAAAGATATTGAGAGTCTCCTTATATATCTTTCAGATGTTACTATTAAAGCTATAAATTATAATTATATTTTTCAGAAAGGCATTGTGTTAATACATGTTAATCGTTGTCCGATATTAGCTCCTATTAATGTGATTGGTATTGAAGACAGATTGCGTTTGAACATAAATTATGAAGTATGTAAAAAAAATTTATTTTTAATACGTAGTAGTGTTTTTTTAAAAAACAAATTAAAAATTATTAATCATAAAGTTCCACAATTACATTTGGAAAACGTTGATTTACAGATGTATAACGCCTTTTTTGGGAATTTAGAAAAAAAATTAATAAAAATTATACATGCATTACTCACAAAACGTTCTTTAAATAGGAGGACATTGCCTATTTTAAGTAGTAGAATTAGACTATTATTATTGCGTTGTATAGCTCGTAATTATCCTCATATTTTGAACGCGAGAGAAAAGTTGTTGTGGAAAAAACATTGTAATGTAGTTGTAAATTCTAAAAGTATATATAAATATGTTAAAAAAATTTTAAATTTGTTAGAGTTAAATAAAAATGATTCTAAAAAAGTGTCTTTATTAAAAGATTTATTGGAATACGTACATATCATTAAACGAGATATCAGAAATATCTAG
- the pyrE gene encoding orotate phosphoribosyltransferase, translated as MSNWNQKFIQFCFEKKILQFGKFKLKSGRESSFFFNFSLFNTGHDLEKLGFFYAKAIVQNNINYNLLFGIAYKGIPIAISTTIALKKYFNINVKYCFNRKEIKNHGEKGMFVGNHLTQNILILDDVITSGSSIQNTIKIIESYENYKNLISNIVVALDRRIYKNVNLINIEHKYNFKITSIINIKDIINYIKNNKHLYHYLEYIEQTSCKTHD; from the coding sequence ATGAGTAATTGGAACCAGAAATTTATTCAATTTTGCTTTGAAAAAAAAATATTACAATTTGGTAAATTTAAGCTAAAATCAGGAAGAGAAAGTTCATTTTTTTTTAATTTCAGTTTATTTAATACAGGTCATGATCTTGAAAAACTTGGATTTTTTTATGCTAAAGCTATAGTGCAAAATAACATTAATTACAATTTATTATTCGGAATTGCATATAAAGGAATACCTATTGCTATATCAACTACTATAGCATTAAAAAAATATTTTAATATTAATGTAAAATATTGTTTTAATAGGAAAGAAATTAAAAATCATGGAGAAAAAGGGATGTTCGTCGGAAATCATTTGACTCAAAATATTCTTATATTAGATGATGTCATTACATCTGGATCATCTATACAAAACACAATAAAAATCATCGAATCATATGAAAATTATAAAAATCTTATATCAAATATTGTAGTCGCTTTAGATAGACGAATTTATAAAAATGTAAATCTAATAAATATAGAACATAAATATAATTTTAAAATAACTTCTATAATCAACATAAAAGATATCATTAATTATATAAAAAATAATAAACATTTATATCACTACTTAGAATATATAGAACAAACATCTTGTAAAACACATGATTAA
- the dut gene encoding dUTP diphosphatase, with protein sequence MKINIKILDSRINNEFSVPNYATTGSSGLDLRACITYKKDVLPNTTVLLPTGIAIHIDNSHVSALILPRSGLGHKNGIVLGNLTGLIDSDYQGQIMVSIWNRSTKRFTITAGMRIAQIVFIPIIKPIFNFVKDFSISNSNRKEQGFGHSGLD encoded by the coding sequence ATGAAAATTAATATTAAAATTTTGGATTCTCGTATAAACAATGAATTTTCTGTTCCGAATTATGCTACTACAGGATCTTCAGGTTTAGATTTAAGGGCTTGTATTACGTATAAAAAAGACGTGTTACCGAATACTACCGTTTTGTTACCCACTGGTATCGCTATACACATAGATAATTCACATGTTTCTGCTTTAATTTTACCTAGATCTGGATTAGGACATAAAAATGGAATTGTTTTAGGGAACTTGACAGGATTAATAGATTCTGATTATCAAGGTCAAATTATGGTGTCGATTTGGAACAGAAGTACTAAACGATTTACGATAACTGCTGGCATGAGGATAGCTCAAATAGTTTTTATTCCTATTATTAAGCCTATTTTTAATTTTGTAAAAGATTTCAGTATCAGTAATAGTAACAGAAAAGAACAAGGATTTGGTCATTCAGGATTAGATTAA
- the rplI gene encoding 50S ribosomal protein L9, translating into MQIVLLTKLENLGNLGDVIHVKSGYARNFLVPRGKAIPATPQNIALALRKKDEMKQKLLDKLSLAQIRAKKVQLVSQPIIIYSKSRKEGKLFGSIGSRDISELLSKLSGIEVKKREIYLSNGVFRKLGQYDVFFKPHYDVSIAIAINILSKEE; encoded by the coding sequence ATGCAAATTGTTCTCCTTACTAAATTAGAAAATTTAGGTAATTTAGGCGATGTAATACATGTTAAATCAGGTTATGCACGTAACTTTTTAGTACCTCGTGGTAAAGCAATACCAGCTACTCCACAAAATATTGCATTAGCTTTGAGAAAAAAAGATGAAATGAAACAAAAATTATTAGATAAATTATCCTTGGCTCAGATTCGTGCTAAAAAAGTTCAGTTGGTGTCACAACCAATTATTATATATTCAAAGTCTAGAAAAGAAGGCAAGTTATTTGGTTCTATAGGGTCTCGTGATATTTCTGAATTATTATCTAAGTTAAGTGGAATAGAAGTAAAAAAACGAGAAATTTATCTTTCAAATGGAGTTTTTCGAAAATTAGGACAGTATGATGTTTTTTTTAAACCTCATTATGATGTTTCAATAGCGATTGCGATTAATATTTTATCTAAAGAAGAGTAA
- the rpsR gene encoding 30S ribosomal protein S18, whose product MVRYFRRRKFCRFTADGIQEIDYKDISILKNYISESGKIVPSRITGTKAKYQRQLARAIKRARYLALIPYTDQHQ is encoded by the coding sequence ATGGTTCGTTATTTTCGTCGTCGTAAATTTTGTAGATTTACTGCTGATGGAATTCAAGAAATAGATTATAAAGACATTTCTATATTAAAAAATTATATTTCAGAAAGTGGGAAAATAGTTCCTAGCAGGATAACAGGAACTAAAGCAAAATATCAACGTCAATTAGCTCGCGCTATAAAACGTGCCCGTTACCTTGCATTAATACCATATACAGATCAACATCAATAA
- the rpsF gene encoding 30S ribosomal protein S6 gives MRHYEIIFLIHPDHSEQLLSIVEQYKKLIYDDQGIIHRFEDWGRRQLAYSIAKLRKAHYILMNIEVSSNTIKQLSDKFRFNDFIVRNMIICLKKPITEASPMMRFRDDKKLNSDVH, from the coding sequence GTGAGGCATTATGAAATAATATTTCTGATTCATCCTGATCATAGTGAACAACTTTTAAGTATTGTAGAACAATATAAAAAGTTAATTTATGATGATCAAGGCATAATTCATAGATTTGAAGATTGGGGGAGGCGTCAGTTAGCATATTCTATTGCTAAACTTCGTAAAGCGCACTATATATTAATGAATATTGAAGTTTCTTCAAATACTATTAAACAATTATCAGATAAGTTTCGATTTAATGATTTTATAGTGCGAAATATGATTATATGTTTAAAGAAACCGATAACAGAAGCATCTCCTATGATGCGTTTTCGAGATGATAAGAAACTTAATAGTGATGTTCATTGA
- a CDS encoding adenylosuccinate synthase, which translates to MKDNIVVLGTQWGDEGKGKIVDCLTENADYVVRYQGGHNAGHTLVVNGKKIVLHILPSGILRSNVTALVANGVVLSPMHFINEINLLKKYNYNVEDRIVISESCHLILSYHVAMDIAREQKRGEYSIGTTKCGIGPAYEDKMARRGLRVGDLRDWSYFSRQLQDNVDYYNHQLVHFYHAKSVDYKSISADIFKTKDILVRMSDDVSKILETAQNNKKLVVFEGAQGTLLDIDHGMYPYVTSSNSIAGSAYIGSGIGPSHIKHVFGVVKSYSTRVGNGPFPTEFFGDLDAYFCKKGNEFGSTTGRKRRIGWLDTVLLKRSININSLSNLCLTKLDVLDDLREIKVCIGYKNREGFEHDKIPCCYKDWQAITPIYETMKGWNDKTLGITNFDSLPILAKNFIFRIEEILGVSINIISTGPNRNDTIFRNIL; encoded by the coding sequence ATTAAAGATAATATCGTTGTTTTAGGTACTCAGTGGGGAGATGAAGGAAAAGGGAAAATTGTAGATTGTTTAACTGAAAATGCAGATTATGTTGTTCGATATCAAGGTGGTCATAATGCTGGTCATACATTAGTAGTTAATGGAAAAAAAATTGTTTTACATATTTTACCTTCTGGTATTTTACGCAGTAATGTTACTGCTTTAGTTGCTAATGGTGTTGTATTATCACCTATGCATTTTATAAATGAAATTAATTTGTTGAAAAAATACAATTATAATGTAGAAGATCGTATTGTCATATCAGAATCTTGTCATTTAATACTAAGCTATCATGTTGCTATGGACATAGCTAGAGAACAAAAGCGGGGTGAATATTCTATTGGAACCACTAAATGTGGAATTGGACCGGCTTATGAAGATAAAATGGCTAGACGGGGGTTACGTGTAGGTGATTTAAGAGATTGGTCTTATTTTTCTCGTCAATTACAAGATAATGTAGACTATTATAATCATCAATTGGTACATTTTTATCATGCTAAAAGTGTAGATTACAAAAGTATTTCTGCTGATATATTTAAAACAAAAGATATTCTAGTACGAATGTCAGATGATGTTTCTAAAATTTTAGAAACAGCTCAAAATAATAAGAAATTAGTTGTATTCGAAGGTGCTCAGGGAACATTATTGGATATAGATCACGGTATGTATCCATATGTTACCTCTTCCAATAGTATTGCTGGTAGTGCATATATTGGTTCTGGAATAGGACCATCTCATATAAAACATGTGTTTGGAGTGGTTAAATCATATTCTACTAGAGTGGGCAATGGGCCATTTCCAACAGAATTTTTTGGTGATTTAGATGCATATTTTTGTAAAAAAGGAAATGAGTTTGGTTCTACTACTGGAAGAAAGCGCCGTATTGGTTGGTTAGATACTGTTTTGCTTAAAAGATCTATAAACATTAATTCTTTATCTAATTTATGTTTAACAAAATTGGATGTATTAGATGATTTAAGAGAAATTAAGGTTTGTATAGGTTATAAAAATAGAGAAGGTTTTGAACATGATAAGATTCCATGTTGCTATAAGGATTGGCAAGCAATTACTCCTATTTATGAAACTATGAAAGGTTGGAATGATAAGACATTAGGTATTACTAATTTTGATAGTTTACCCATTTTAGCCAAAAATTTTATTTTTCGTATTGAAGAAATATTAGGTGTATCTATTAATATTATATCTACTGGCCCTAATAGAAACGATACTATTTTTAGAAATATATTATAG
- the hflC gene encoding protease modulator HflC produces MNKVFAVIFSTILIFLFLGFFIVQEGQKGIILRFGKVLRNNQNEPLVYDPGLYVKFPVIDTVKMLDARIQTMDNQADRFVTKEKKDLIVDSYIKWKISDFSRYYLATGGGDISQAEILLKRKFSDRLRSEMGRLNVKEIVTDSRGRLTTDVRDALNTGSIDYSSDHVRKQNEYMMLDIKKNRYNRVLINTNSMTELGIKVVDVRIKQINLPVEVSDAIYNRMRAEREAVARSQRSKGQEEAEKLRASADYEVIKVLSEAQRKALIIKGEGEATVAKLFSDSVNREPNFYSFIRSLLAYENSFKSGKDVLIINPENNYFFKYMKKIQ; encoded by the coding sequence ATGAATAAAGTTTTTGCGGTAATTTTTAGTACAATATTGATTTTTTTATTTCTTGGTTTTTTTATTGTTCAAGAAGGACAAAAAGGAATTATATTGCGATTTGGTAAAGTTTTGCGTAACAATCAAAATGAACCTTTAGTATATGATCCTGGTTTGTACGTCAAGTTTCCAGTTATTGATACGGTAAAAATGTTAGATGCTAGAATTCAAACTATGGATAATCAGGCAGATCGTTTCGTTACAAAAGAAAAAAAAGATTTAATTGTTGATTCTTATATAAAATGGAAAATCAGTGATTTTAGTCGATATTATCTAGCTACAGGAGGAGGCGATATTTCTCAAGCAGAAATATTATTAAAACGAAAATTTAGTGATCGACTACGATCGGAAATGGGGCGTCTAAACGTAAAAGAAATTGTTACTGATTCTAGAGGTCGATTAACTACTGATGTAAGAGATGCTTTGAACACTGGAAGTATAGATTATTCTTCTGATCATGTAAGAAAACAAAATGAATATATGATGTTAGATATTAAAAAAAATAGGTATAATAGAGTGTTAATTAACACTAATAGTATGACTGAATTAGGAATTAAAGTTGTTGACGTACGTATTAAGCAAATTAATTTACCGGTCGAAGTATCCGATGCAATATATAATAGAATGAGAGCAGAACGCGAAGCTGTTGCTCGGAGTCAGCGTTCGAAAGGTCAAGAAGAAGCAGAAAAGTTACGAGCGTCGGCTGATTATGAGGTTATCAAAGTATTATCAGAAGCACAAAGAAAAGCGTTAATTATAAAAGGTGAGGGAGAGGCCACAGTAGCTAAATTATTTTCTGATTCTGTTAATCGAGAACCTAACTTTTATAGTTTCATTCGTAGTCTATTAGCATATGAAAATAGTTTTAAAAGTGGAAAAGATGTTTTAATCATTAATCCTGAAAATAATTATTTTTTTAAGTATATGAAAAAAATTCAGTAA
- the hflK gene encoding FtsH protease activity modulator HflK — MVWNQPSNNKPELDPWSNKNRNSEDFKNKKSNFFIFIELKKLFNLLKMRTQSFYSGSGSFKCIKNPVILISIMIISVLIINGFYTIKEAERGVIMRFGKFSHLVEPGLNWRPIFIDQVIPINVKSVRELATSGIMLTSDENVVRVEMNIQYRITNPFQYLFSVTHPDNSLREATDSALRGVIGHSTMDRVLTEGRTVVRSDTQKEIEKTIQPYNMGITILDVNFQTARPPEEVKSAFDDAIAARENREQYIREAEAYANEVKPKANGQAQRILEEARAYKSRIISEARGEVVRFSKILPAYRAAKSVTLKRLYIESMERIFSSTRKIFVNNNALLLSLDGLFLKNNTLLKNSNSTQENTPSNDTSTSKKKVSDDIISDVVPKNTVNQEDNHSIQVDISRKGRQ; from the coding sequence ATGGTCTGGAATCAGCCAAGTAACAATAAACCTGAACTAGATCCTTGGAGTAATAAAAATCGAAATTCAGAAGATTTTAAAAATAAAAAAAGTAATTTTTTTATTTTTATTGAATTAAAGAAGTTATTCAATTTATTAAAAATGAGAACACAATCGTTTTATAGTGGCTCAGGATCTTTTAAATGTATTAAAAATCCTGTAATATTAATTTCTATTATGATTATATCAGTTTTGATAATTAATGGTTTTTATACCATTAAAGAAGCAGAACGTGGTGTAATTATGCGTTTTGGAAAATTTAGTCATTTAGTAGAACCTGGATTAAATTGGAGGCCAATATTTATTGATCAAGTAATTCCTATTAATGTTAAATCAGTTAGAGAATTAGCTACATCTGGCATCATGTTAACATCTGATGAGAATGTTGTTCGAGTAGAAATGAATATACAATATCGTATCACTAATCCATTTCAATATTTATTTTCAGTAACTCACCCTGATAATAGTTTAAGAGAAGCTACTGATAGTGCATTACGTGGGGTAATTGGTCATTCTACTATGGATCGAGTTTTAACTGAAGGTCGTACTGTTGTTAGAAGTGATACGCAAAAAGAAATAGAAAAAACAATACAACCGTATAACATGGGCATAACTATATTAGATGTAAATTTTCAAACTGCTCGTCCACCTGAAGAAGTAAAATCTGCTTTTGATGATGCCATTGCAGCTAGAGAAAATAGAGAACAATATATTAGGGAAGCAGAAGCTTATGCTAATGAGGTAAAACCCAAAGCTAATGGTCAAGCGCAACGTATTTTAGAAGAAGCAAGAGCTTATAAATCTCGTATTATATCTGAAGCAAGAGGAGAAGTAGTTAGATTTTCGAAAATATTACCTGCATATAGAGCTGCAAAAAGCGTTACTTTAAAAAGATTGTATATCGAATCTATGGAAAGAATTTTTAGCAGTACTAGAAAAATATTTGTTAATAATAATGCATTGCTGTTGTCTTTAGATGGCTTGTTTTTAAAAAACAATACTTTGTTAAAAAATTCTAATTCTACTCAAGAAAATACTCCTTCAAACGATACGTCAACTTCGAAGAAAAAGGTGAGTGATGATATTATTTCTGACGTAGTTCCAAAGAATACAGTCAATCAGGAAGATAATCATTCTATTCAAGTTGATATTTCTAGAAAAGGAAGACAATAA